A stretch of DNA from Sphingopyxis sp. MWB1:
GATGCAGGCACGCTGCCCTGCCCGGTGATGATTGTGCCCGGCGGCATCGATGTCGCGCGGCTGGACGCGGTAAGCTGAACCCAGCGGCCTAAGCGGGGGATACCGCGCTCAACCGGGCCGCACCCTTGGCTTCTCCCCAGGCGAAGAGCAGGACAGCAGCAGCCTGCGCCGCGATTATGATGACACCCAGGGGCGTAAGCTGGGGCCAGAAGAAGAAGGCAAGGAGCACGCTCGCCGCCACCCACAGCAGATTGCCAAGGACGATCAACTGAACGCCCGCCGCGCGCGCGGGTGCTTGCAGCGCAACGGTCGCCATGATCGCGGCGGACGCCAACAGAATCCAACCCGCAACCGTCAGCACGATGGCGGGCAAGCCAGTCAGGCTGGATATCAGCGATGTTGCAAACAGGCAAAGCAGAAACATGACAAGGCAGCTGATCGCGTCGAGCGCGAGGATTTGTTTTAGATTGAGGGTCGGCATGGCTAATCTCCTTCAGTCAACGCCGACCATGTCCCGCAAATTCTTCGGCTGGTCTATTACGCCACAGGTAATGGAGTTTGCGCTGCCAACGCCCTAACCTTTCTCGGAAAGGAAACAGGCCATGCATGTTCCAAAGACGGACTCGCTAGGCGCACAATTGCGCGAATGGCGTACGCGGCGCCGGATGAGCCAGTTGGATCTGGCGCTGGAAAGCGAAATTTCGACCCGTCATCTGAGCTTCATCGAGACGGGCCGCGCGAAGCCAAGCGCACAAATGATCGAACGGCTGGCGACGCAGCTGCAAATGCCCCATCGTGCGCGAAACGCCCTGCTCCTCGCCGGAGGCTATGCGCCGCGCTATCCCGAGCGTTCGCTGGACAGCCCCGAGATGCAGGCGATGAGGGCCGTCGTGGAACATGTGCTGAAGGGTCATGAGCCCTATCCCGCGCTGGCGGTCGACCGGCATTGGAATATGATCGCCGCAAATGATGCTGTGGCGCTGTTGACCGAACAGGTCGCCGCGGCTCTGCTCGAACCACCGGTCAATGTCCTGCGTTTGGCGCTCCATCCCGACGGGCTGGCGCCGCAGATCGTCAATCTGGGCGAATGGCGAAACCATATATTGGCGCGGCTCGACGAACAGATTGATGCCAGCGCCGATGCCGAATTGAGCGCGCTACGCGCCGAACTGGCGGGCTATGGTTGTGAAGCGAATGATAATGCCGAATATCATCGGCACGGAATTGCCGTGCCGCTGGTCCTGAACAGTATCGCTGGACAGATACGCTTTGTATCGACCACCACCATTTTCGGCACGCCGGTCGATATTACCTTGTCCGAACTGGCAATTGAGGCCTT
This window harbors:
- a CDS encoding helix-turn-helix domain-containing protein, whose product is MHVPKTDSLGAQLREWRTRRRMSQLDLALESEISTRHLSFIETGRAKPSAQMIERLATQLQMPHRARNALLLAGGYAPRYPERSLDSPEMQAMRAVVEHVLKGHEPYPALAVDRHWNMIAANDAVALLTEQVAAALLEPPVNVLRLALHPDGLAPQIVNLGEWRNHILARLDEQIDASADAELSALRAELAGYGCEANDNAEYHRHGIAVPLVLNSIAGQIRFVSTTTIFGTPVDITLSELAIEAFFPADAESSALLRRLGGA